The DNA segment CCCTGAAATGGTTCTGATTCGCGATAAGCCCAAGTCGATTGGAGGCCCGAGCCATGCGTGTGTAAACTATACTAAATTAACGACTTGAGCGAATCTGCGTGCTGCTTAATCCGGTCTAGAAACGGCGCAAATGGAGCGGCTTTTTGCGATATGCAACCCATGCCGCGCGCCTGTCTTTTGTTAGTCGCTGCCATTAGCTTTTTTGCGCGAGTGTTTGCCTGCGCATTAGCCAGATTTGCCTTGCCAGAAGCCAAACCGCCTGCACGTTTTCGGCGAATCGTTAGAGAAAGCGTTGAGATGACAGTTTCTGGTGAGTCGTTGGCTGAGCGTTTGGCTTAAGTGATGATTTCGAAACCCAAGTTGGGAACGGACTGCCAGTAGACGGTGGATCTACGAGACATCACTAATGAGTAACTCCAAACTGTACGTCGGTAACCTGTCCTTCAAGACGACCGAGGATGAGCTGCGCGCGCATTTCGGCCAGTTCGGCAGCGTGACCGACGTTTACGTCGCGATGGATAAGATGACCGGCCGCCCGCGCGGTTTCGCGTTCGTCACCATGGGCACGCCCGAAGAGGCCAAGGCCGCGGCGGAAAAGATCAACGGCACCGAGCTCGGTGGCCGTCAGCTCACCGTCAATGAAGCGCGTCCGAAGGAAGAGCGTCCCGCCGGTGGTTTCGGCGGTGGCGGTCGTGGCTTCGGCGGCGGCGGCGGTGGCCGCGGTGGCTTCGGTGGCGGTCGTGACCGCGATCGTGGCGAGCGTCGCTACTAATCCAGCGTCCCTAACCTAGCATTTTCGAGGGACGAATCCCTTCGGGGGTTCGTCCCTTTTCTTTTTCGCAGCCCGAGGCTGCGCAAAAGGGAAGGGCTCCGAGAACGGAGGCAGGGGCTGTGGTGATCACTGGCCGTGCGCGTTTCTTTTTTTCCCTCGATCCCAGACTCCGGTTTTTGCCGCGCATCGCGGCGTATTTCTCATGCCTTTCAAAGCTCTCAATCTTTCCCCAGCGGTGCTCCGCGGCGTCCAAGCCGCGGGCTACGCTGAACCCACGCCGATCCAGACGCGCGCGATTCCCGTCGTGCTCGGCGGTGGCGACCTCATCGGCTCGGCCCAGACCGGCACCGGCAAGACGGCGGCGTTTGCGCTGCCGATCCTGACGCGGCTCGGCGCTTCCATGGCCGGCCGTTCCGGGCCCCGCGTGCTCGTGCTCGAGCCCACGCGGGAACTCGCGGCGCAGGTTGAAACCGCGTTTCGCGATTTCGCCCGCTTCTCCGATTTGCGCCCGCTCGCCGTATTCGGCGGCGTCGGCTATGGCCACCAACGGTCCGAGCTGCGGCGCGGCGTCGACATCATCGTGGCCACGCCCGGCCGGCTGGTGGACTTCCTCAAGGAGGGCGCGCTTTCGCTGCGCGACGTGCAGATCCTCGTCCTCGACGAGGTCGATCGCATGCTCGACATGGGATTCCTCCCGGTGGTGAAGGACATCATCGCGCGCTGCCCAAAGGAGCGCCAGACGCTGTTCTTCTCGGCCACCGTGCCCCCGGAGATCGCGGCCGTCGCATCTTTTGCACTACGCCACCCGACGCGCGTCGAGATCGGCGTGAACCGCTCGATCACGAAGTCCGTGAGCCATGCGCTGTACCCGGTGGCCTACGAGCAGAAGTTTGAACTGCTCGAGGCGCTGCTCGCCCGCACCGACTTCGACAGCGTGCTGATCTTCTCGCGCACGAAACACGGGGCCGACCGCATCGCGCGCCGGCTCAAGCACCAGCACAGCGTCGCCGTGCTGCATGCCAACCGGTCCCAGAACCAGCGCATCGAGGCGCTTGCCGGGTTCAAGAGCGGCAAGTACGCGATCATGGTCGCGACCGACATCGCGGCGCGCGGCATCGACGTCGCGGGCGTGTCCCATGTCATCAACTACGACGTGCCGGAGAACCCCGAGGATTACGTGCACCGGATTGGCCGCACCGGCCGGGCGCAGGCTGTGGGCGACGCGTTCACGATCGTCACGCCGGAGAATGCGTCCGACGTGCGCGACATCGAGCGGTTTATCGGGGCGAAGATCCCGGAGCTGCAGCTCGAAGGCTTTGCGTATCAGCCGATGGGCGCGCCGCGGCCGAAGCCGCAGCGCGGCCAGCAGGGGCAGCGCGGCGGCTTCTCGCGTGGCGGCCGCAACGGTTCGTCCCGCCAGGAACCGCGCGGTGGCCAGCGTGGCGGTGGCGGCGGGCAGCGTGGCGGTGGTCACGCGGACTCACGCGGAGCGAACTCACGTTCCGCTGGCGATTCGACGCCTCGCGGCGGCGACCAGCCGCGGGCTTCGGGTTCCGCCCCGGCGGCAGCCCCGGCGGGCGGCCAGGCAGCCGAACCCAAGCGCCGGTTCTTCCATCTCTGGCGCGGCCGTCGCTAAGCGACGCCTGATTCGCCTCATTTCCGGCCGGCGGCGCGCACGCGTTCGCCGGCTTTGTTTTTCCCGGCGAGCAGCTTGCGGCAGTGCCCTGTCGCCGGGGTGGACTCGGCGACGCCACGGCCCTGCAATGGCCGGCCATGCCGGTCTCCCGCTCCGCCCTCGAACGCCACTTCGCCGCGCTGCGCGCGTGCGAGCGGTGTCCCCGCATGGTGCGGCCGCCGGTGCATGGTCGTCCGGTGGCGAGCCGCGTGCTGCTGGTCGGGCAGGCGCCGGGCGACAAGGAGCCGGTGCTCGGCCGGCCGTTTGCGTGGACGGCGGGGAAGACGCTCTTCAAGTGGTTTGAGGCGGCGCTGGGCTGGACGGAAGACGAGGCGCGCGACCGGATCTATTTCGCGGCGGTGTGCCGGTGTTTCCCGGGCAAGCGGCCCGAAGGGGGC comes from the Opitutus sp. ER46 genome and includes:
- a CDS encoding RNA-binding protein, producing MSNSKLYVGNLSFKTTEDELRAHFGQFGSVTDVYVAMDKMTGRPRGFAFVTMGTPEEAKAAAEKINGTELGGRQLTVNEARPKEERPAGGFGGGGRGFGGGGGGRGGFGGGRDRDRGERRY
- a CDS encoding DEAD/DEAH box helicase, which produces MPFKALNLSPAVLRGVQAAGYAEPTPIQTRAIPVVLGGGDLIGSAQTGTGKTAAFALPILTRLGASMAGRSGPRVLVLEPTRELAAQVETAFRDFARFSDLRPLAVFGGVGYGHQRSELRRGVDIIVATPGRLVDFLKEGALSLRDVQILVLDEVDRMLDMGFLPVVKDIIARCPKERQTLFFSATVPPEIAAVASFALRHPTRVEIGVNRSITKSVSHALYPVAYEQKFELLEALLARTDFDSVLIFSRTKHGADRIARRLKHQHSVAVLHANRSQNQRIEALAGFKSGKYAIMVATDIAARGIDVAGVSHVINYDVPENPEDYVHRIGRTGRAQAVGDAFTIVTPENASDVRDIERFIGAKIPELQLEGFAYQPMGAPRPKPQRGQQGQRGGFSRGGRNGSSRQEPRGGQRGGGGGQRGGGHADSRGANSRSAGDSTPRGGDQPRASGSAPAAAPAGGQAAEPKRRFFHLWRGRR
- a CDS encoding uracil-DNA glycosylase family protein, which translates into the protein MPVSRSALERHFAALRACERCPRMVRPPVHGRPVASRVLLVGQAPGDKEPVLGRPFAWTAGKTLFKWFEAALGWTEDEARDRIYFAAVCRCFPGKRPEGGDRVPAPEEIAACSHWLEREFELLRPKLVLPVGKLAIAQFLGERPLVETIGRKFPVEYRGHLANCIPLPHPSGASTWHRTEPGKTLLVQALALLAKEIRE